The segment TGGCGGACGCGGAATCTATCGCCCCCTCCCGCTTGGGGATCTATCCGGCCTCCGGGTGCCAAATTTGCCGAGTTCGACTATAAATGGGCTGGCCCGATGGGTGGCAAGGCATTGGGCTTGACCCTAAAAGGCACGTCATTAGCATGATCCAGGCCCACGGTTATAATCCATAGCGTAGGATCGTGTGTGGGCCGACAAGGCGGCCTGCAGTGTTGAGCTAGCCATGACACGATTAATAAGTTGGCAAAGGAGTTACAAATTAATATGGTGATTATTGTCATGTTGtataaggctttgtttacttccacccaaaaatctaaaatttttcaagattccctgtcacatcgaatctttatacgtatgcatggagtattaaatatagacgaaaataaagactaattgcacagtttagtcgaaattgacgagacgaatcttttgagcttagttagtctatgattggacaataattatcacaaacaaacgaaaatgctacagtgtcgtgaaATTTTTTCACTGAGGAACTACACACGGCCTAATTGGTAGTGTGAAAGATGTGGAGTACATGAAGGAAGAAACACTAGAAAGCAGTGCACGATTGGCATATGCAATACTCAGCTATGCAGAGGAGGTGTCTGCTATGAAACAGAGGACACCAACCTGTCTTGACACGCCAATATGGAAATGACCACTAGCCAATTTTGCGAAGCTAAATTGCGATGGGGCTTTCAACCAAATTGATCGCTCAAGAGTTTGAGTTTTGTTTTGCGGGATTGTGAGGGCACAACTATAGTGTTGGGATGTGGCTGGATAGAGAAGGTGTTCAGGGCATTTCACTATGAAGTTATTGCCTGTTTACAAGGCCTATAGAGGGCAAACCGATTTGGTCATTTCAAATGTGATCATGGAGGCAGGTGCTTTGATGGTTAAAGAGTGCAACCACAACAATTTTTGATCGATGTTCAGCTAGAGGCCTTATATTGGAGTTGACAAAAATGAGGAGCAGAGCTCTAGATTATAACTCACAACGTGCAACTGCATTCCTACCTTCTCCCTGGTTTCGTTGCTCTCATATCTCACACGCATATGACACTTTTGTTACCAACCTGTCGATTTAGATTGAGTCATAAAAAAAGATTAGCAAAACATTGGAGTAACAAAGACACACATGACAATATGTTACCAACATATCGATTCAGATCAAGTCAAAAGAAAGGTAAGCAAAACAATGGAGTAAACAAGCCACAACAAGATTACATTTTGCATCATATAAAAGCCAACAATCTAATAGGCAGATACAAAACAACATTGATCCTCTGACAAATACTATAATTAGCTATCTAGccatataattataaataattgaGATTTTGTTAAGAAAACAATTTATAAGCAGTCTTTATGCTTTCAGAAGGGGCTAATTAAGAGGCCGCATAGTACTAGATGGCGCGGTGAAGAAGATGGTAGAATCTATCAACTTCATGCAACCACAATGCATCATTACATTTATAGGTGCCACGAGATTAGCGGTACCAACTGCAGAACGCGGTGGTGCTATCACCATCATCTAGCAGAAGAAGCTTGAGCCTGCACCATCGACTTCATGGGCTTGTTTTATGGTTGCTCATTTGCTTGATGTAGTAGGAGCTAGTCATTCAAAGTATTGCCATGCTCTTTGACAGTATTCTAACTTGTTTGCATAAATTGGTAGCCATCAGTTTGGTACCAATGTTTCAATAATGGACATTTCATGTttcaaaaaaataactaatttccTCCGGTCATAAAAAGAAGAACTAATCGATCGACGTTTCAGTAATGGATGCTCCATGTTCAAaagaattaaaataaaaaattgctTCACTCATAAAAAAGACCTCAACGTATTTCACAAGGTGATATCGGTGCATCATTGAAGCATTGTGGCACGGGGGCTGAACTTGACTTTTTAtgattttgaaaaatcataaaaactaTCGTGAGTATCTGATATTCTCCTGTACATACAACATTGAGTATCCTCATATTCTCCTGTACATACAACATTGAGTATCCTCATGCATGTTTTAAGACAAATATGCAGGGCAAAATATAGCTACTAAAGAGTTTTTGGCCAAATTAAATCTAGTGGAGAAAAAAAAGGCCCGCTCCACTATGTTAGAGGGAACTTTTAGTGATTGAGGCTACTCTTGTCGACTCATCTCTGCAAGGTTgtgatatataatttttttatgttattgttattgtCACATGTCCAATCTAGGGGCCGGGGTGGCTTCCCCTTGATTTAGAGATAGAATTAGGGAAATTAGAAGGGGAAATTGAGGGAAGGAGCGGCAACCCTAGGGCTGGCCATGCCTAGAGAAGAAGAGGGAGCGATAGGAGCAAGGTGTTATAGTCAGTCCAAGCAAGCTATGGGTGATGTGGCCGCTAGGGTGATGGATAGCGACAGCAAGGTAGGTTGCATGGCCACGATGTAGAGCATCGGGCAACAAGGGTGTAACAGTGCAAAGCAGCAGACGACTGTAGGCAGatagaggcggtggtggtggcgtggCTATAGGTAGAGAGAGGCGGCAACGGTGGCATGAGAGGCGAGGGAATAGAGATAAAGAGTTCATGCTGGGCCCAATTGGATCATCTTGAGTCCGACACTTCCATAGCTTGTCATGGCTATTTCGGGTTGTGACAGTTGTAAAAATAATAGCTCCCACTTGGTTGTTCCATTTTCGACTAAAAAAAACTTGGTTGTTCCATATTAACATATTACCGTTTGGTTCTGAAAAAATGAGGAGTAGAGCTCCAGATTTATATCTCGCGACGTGCAATTGTCTTCCTGCATCCTCTCTGGTTTCGTTGCTCTCAGGTCTCACACACACATGACATGACACTATATTATTACCAACATATTGCTTCAGATCAAGTCATCAAAAGAAAGATAAGCAAAGCAATGAAGTAATAAACAAGCCACACGTGTCAACATTTTACCAACATAAAACAATGGAGTAAACAAGTCACAACGGCATTACATTTTTCATCCTAAAAGGTCCAAGCTGACAATGCAATAGATAGATACAAAACAGCACTGACCAGTGACCACCGATAAATACTACTATAGCTAGCTATCTAGCCACAAACACAATTATAAACAATTGAGATTTTGTATACTAAAACAATTTATAAACAATCTATCCGCTTCCGGAATGCGCTAACAGGCTGCATAGTACTGGTTAGACGGCGCGGTGAAGAAGATTGCGGAATCTATCGGCTCCATGCAGAGGAAGCTTGAGCCTGCACCATCCAGATGTGCTCCGTCGTAACCCGTCGCCGCCGGCGAGACGCGTGGGTTGGGTGAAGGGTAATTTTCAACTAAGCGAAACAGCTCGTCAATGTCGATGCTCCCCAGGCTATCAGAGTTCGTGTCGACGATGCCAGGGGCGAGTAGTGTCGCCGGTGctgcgtggtggtggtggtggtcgtcGGCCCCATTGATGCAACTGTGACCAATCAGCACTGTCGAAGAAGAGCTgggctgctgcggcggcggcgacgacatgTGGAgcagagcatcggcatcctCTGCCACGCGGCGGCGCCGGGCCTCGTTCCGAGCTGGCACATCCCCGCACGAATCTCcagctccaccaccaccatctcCCCTCTGCTTCCGCTTCTTGCCGTGGCCGCTGAACCGGATGCGGTACAGCCTCAGCTGCGACTCGGCCAGGTGGTCCGGCGCGGTGATCGCGTACTCGTGCATCACCCACCCCGTGCTGCCCCCcttctcgccgccgccgccgccttcctGGAAGCTGAGCGCTTTCTTCCTCCACGCCACCTCCGCGCCGCCGGGGACGTGCAGCTTCTCGCCGTCGACGCACGTCTTCTCCCCGTTCCAGAACCCACCGCCCGCGCAAGTCCGCTTCTGCCGGGACCCCTTGCTGCTCTTGGCTTGCCCCAAGGCGAAGAAGAAGGCGTCCTCCCTGCGCCCGTTCCGCTCCAGGAGCTCCCACGGCGGCGCGCTCAGCGGGTCCTCGTCCACGATGAGGCCGTCCAGCGGGAGCGGCTGGCCCAGCATGCGAGGGAGGAGGTAATGGACGACGACGTCGCTGTCCTCGGGGGCGAAGACGAAGCCAGGCAGGAACCCGAGCACCGGCGGGAGCTCCATGGCGCCGCACTGCTTTCTCCCGTAGCTGCTGAGCCGGATGTGGTACAACCTGAGCGGCGAGCGCGCCAGATCCTCCGGTCCGGTGACCGCGTACTCGTGCATCACCCACCCCGTGCTGCGCttcccgtcgccgccgccgctgccgctgtgGAAGTTGAAGGCTTTCTTCCGCCACGCGGCCTCAATgcctccgccgccgcagccAGGGACGCGCAGCTTGTCGCCTTCCGCGCACGTCTTCTGCCCTTCCCACCATCCGCCGCCCGCGCAGGTTCGCCTCTGCCGCGTGCCCTTCCCGCACCTCGCCTGCCCCTccgcgaagaagaaagcctgctCCTTGCGCCCATTCCGCTCCAGGAGCTCCCACGGCGGCGCGCTCAGCGGGTCGTCATCGAGGATGAGACCGTCGATGGGAAGCGGCCAGCCCTGGAGGCGAGGAAGGAGGTAGTGCCCAACCGCCACCTCGTCTTCGGGGGAAAACAGAATGCCCGGCGGGAGCCCGGGTGCGCACGCCGCCGCTGCCATGGGCGCACGCACAGCGCGCTTGGGAGTTGGGCTAGGGTTTGGTAGCTAGAGGATCGTGATTCTGAGATGAGTTGATCGAGAAGGCTTGAAGGGTACGGCAGCCGCGGCGAGCCGCGGTGACATTTATGGCCGGCTGAAAGAAGCAAATCCTGGTCGGATTCAGGACCAGCTGTTGCCGATTTGGTTTCAATTCAACAACAACACCTGTTGTGTTCCGGATCGGATTCATCAATTTAATGAAGTTTAGGGCAGGCTCAAAGAATCAACGGTTACCTGTTCTGTTCCGGATCGGACTCAGTGAAAGACTGCGTTCGTGAAGCTAATCTATATGTTGGAATTTTTCTGTTTGGTAATCTCGCTGAGCTGCTGGGCTAGCTCAGCTAGGAAAGCTTGCCATTTCCGGCAAGACCCAGCTTGTCGCTACAGCACATTTGGTTCTTTTGTCGCGTGATGGAGTGAGCATGATCGTTTGGTCCATTATTTATTCAGAACAATCGCTAATCAAGTAGCTATTCTAAAACTAGTAAAGTAAATGCAACATGGGTCCATGATTTTCTCCACACTCCTATCAAAAGCATAAAATGTGTATACTTACTGCAAAGTTTGATCTAAACTGAACTCATATCAGAGAATTTGCATAGAAGGTTGttgcttttatttttttaaagccCGATACACCCACACCCACATCTTGAGCCATTCAGTTGTTACACAAAGGGTAGCTTGTAATTTTTGTTTCTACTCCTCTTGTGCCCTTCTAAATACCCCATGATGTATTGGtatgagcatctccaagagtcttTCTAAATCTCAatctctaaatcatcatttggagagtcatttgcataaaagtcgttttctatattttttcacTCTTCAACAGTTTTGTTAAATCTCATGCgcactctagagagtcattcttgttttttatatttggctagcgaaaaatCCGAAATAGACAATGGCTATATTTGGATGACCATTTAGAGAAGCTGTTGGAGAGTAATTTTTCATCAAAATCTCTATTTCTAGGAAGAATATAaagagtctcttggag is part of the Sorghum bicolor cultivar BTx623 chromosome 10, Sorghum_bicolor_NCBIv3, whole genome shotgun sequence genome and harbors:
- the LOC8065510 gene encoding uncharacterized protein LOC8065510, with translation MAAAACAPGLPPGILFSPEDEVAVGHYLLPRLQGWPLPIDGLILDDDPLSAPPWELLERNGRKEQAFFFAEGQARCGKGTRQRRTCAGGGWWEGQKTCAEGDKLRVPGCGGGGIEAAWRKKAFNFHSGSGGGDGKRSTGWVMHEYAVTGPEDLARSPLRLYHIRLSSYGRKQCGAMELPPVLGFLPGFVFAPEDSDVVVHYLLPRMLGQPLPLDGLIVDEDPLSAPPWELLERNGRREDAFFFALGQAKSSKGSRQKRTCAGGGFWNGEKTCVDGEKLHVPGGAEVAWRKKALSFQEGGGGGEKGGSTGWVMHEYAITAPDHLAESQLRLYRIRFSGHGKKRKQRGDGGGGAGDSCGDVPARNEARRRRVAEDADALLHMSSPPPQQPSSSSTVLIGHSCINGADDHHHHHAAPATLLAPGIVDTNSDSLGSIDIDELFRLVENYPSPNPRVSPAATGYDGAHLDGAGSSFLCMEPIDSAIFFTAPSNQYYAAC